The region GCGCGGGCGGTGCGCACGTAGTCCTCGCCCAGCACCTCCAGCACCGAGGAGCGCGTGATACGCGCCATCATCGCGGCCAGGGCGATCCCGAGTGCCAGGGCTGGTCCCGCGGTCATCTGTAAATTTCGGATAGGGTCGTCCCACAGGTACACGATTGTCAGGGGCGGTCGCCATGTGAAGGCCAGGACCAGGGAGAGGACGATCATCAGCCCCACCCAGAAGCTCGGGATGGCCATGAAGAGCACGACGACGAACCGGAAGACGTAGTCGGTCCATGAGTTTCGCCACACCGCCCCCACGAGGCCCACCGGCAAGCCGACGATCCAGGAGAGGATGACCGCCATCACCGCGATCTGGCCGGTGATGGGGCCCCGCCGAAAGACGAGCTCCCGGATGGGCTCGCCGCGCCAGAACGACTTTCCGAGATCTCCGCGGAGGATGTCCTTCAGCCAGTCCAGATACTGAACGGCGTACGGCCGATCCAGGCCCAGGCTGGCTCGCGCGGCCTGGAGCTGCTCCTGGCTGAGGACGTAGCTTCCCCCGCCCTCCCCGGAGATCGCCGCCAGGGGATCGCCAGGCAGCACGCGCATCGCGATGAAGATGAGCAGGGTGACGCCCAGAAGCGTCGGAACGGCAATGAGCAGCCGCTGGGCCAGGTACTTGCGCATGGTCCGCCCCTCGCGCGGTCAGGTTGCTGAGCAACCTGCGAGTTTTTCAACAGTCGGTCAGGCCTTCCTGGTTTGCCGTCCGGAGGGAAGGCTACCGGTCAAGCCAGAACGTGTCGACGCGTCCGAGCTCCGAGAAGACGCGGGCGTCGCTGGCGTGGCCCTTGACGGAGGTCCTCCACATGGGCAGATGGTCCGTGAACCCGATGAGGTAGAGCGGCGCCGTCTGATCGAGGAGCGCCATCCCCCGCGCGAAGAGCCGCTTGCGTTTGGAGCGATCCGTCTCGCTGTTGATCTGCTTCAGGAGTTGGTCGAACTCGGGGTTGGCGTAGCGGGAGAAGTTCAAGGACCCGCCCGTCTTCAGGCACATCTCCCAGCCCGGTCCCGGATCCGAGATGGGCGAGCGATACTCCGTGTGCACCATCATGTCGAAGGTGCCCTTCTTCAGCTCTTCGATGAGGAGTGCGCGCTCCATTACCCGGATCTTGGTCTCGATGCCCAGCGTGCGCCGGAGCTCTTCCTGGAAGGCCGGGGCCAGGATCTCGGCATGGGGCGCCACGGACGCCGATACGAGGTCAACCCCCTTGACGCCGTCGGGCATGCCGGCGGCGGCCATCAGCTTCTTGGCCTCCGCGATGTCGGCCGCCTTGTCCGCGCGGTACCCGGGAAGACCCTCCAGCTCCTTCATCGGGCTGGCGAACTCGCTGGCGTGAGTCATCCACCTGGTGAGCATGATCGGCTCCTGGGTGCCGAACGCCTTGATGAGGTTCTGACGGCTGACGGCCAGGTTGATGGCGCGCCGCACGCGGGGATCGGTGAACGGCTTGCGCTCGTTGTTGATGTGCACCTGATAGGAGTTGAACTCGCCCGGATACCGGACCGTCCCCACGATGTCCTTGCGCTTGAGCCCCTCCTGGTGCGTCTCGAGCGAGACGTTCGGGGAGTAGTCCGCCTGCCCGGTGAGCACCGCGGTGCCCCGGTCCGTCCACGCCGGGATGTGCAGCAGCTCCAGCCCGTCCAGATAGGGAATCTCGGGATCCCAGTAGTTGGGATTCCGCACCATCACCCACTTCTCGGCCACCTTTCGCTCCTTGAACATGAAAGCGCCGGTGCCGGGGGCGATGACCTTGCGGAGATCCTGGTTGTTCTCGTCCAGAGCCTTCTTGGAGTAGATGATCATCGACGACGGGGTGAACAGCTCGAGGAAGTACGGCCGGGGCTCCTTGAGGGTGAACTTCACCGTGAGGCGGTCGACGGCTTCCACCTTCTCGACCGCCGCGAACTGATCCTTGTAGATGCTGGCCATTCCGGCGGGCGGGAAGATGATGCGGGAGAACGTGGCCACCACGTCGGCCGAGCTGAACGGCGTCCCGTCGTGGAACTTCACTCCGTCCCGGAGGCGGAAGGTGTACGTCTTGCCGTCCGGGGAACCCCTCCAGCTCTCGGCGAGGTCGGGGATGATGGTCTTGAGCCCGTCGGCCGGATTGAACCGCACCAGGTTGTTGTGCATCTGGCCCAGCACGAACCGGAACGCCCCCTGGTGCACGTCGAAGTGCGCCACCTCCGCGGGACCGGCCCACTTGAGCACGCCCCCCCGCTTCGGGTTCGGCTCGGCGGCGCGGGCCCGGTCAGAGCGGACCGCCGCCCCCGCGGCCGCTGGACGCTTCAGCGACCACGCGGCCAGCGCGGCGCCCGCGGTCGTGCCGGCCGCAGTCTTGAGGAAACGCCTGCGGTTCACTTTCCCGCCGAGACGGGGCTGTTCCATGTCGCGATCCTCCTTGTGGTTGGTGCGCGGCTACCGTACGCGCGCGACCGCACGGTCGTCAACCACGACCTCGGGCGGCCGGACGACGTGGTAGGCCGCCTACTTCAGCGGGGGCTCCACGCCGGCGGGCAGCGGAACGCGCGCGATGTTCAGCACCATCGACACCAGGCTGTAGTAGCCTACCGCGCCCACCAGGTCGACCACGCCTCGCTCGCCGAAGGCGGCGTTCACCCGCTGAAAGGCCGCGTCCGAGACCTGGCCGGTCGCGAGCAGCTCGGAGACGAAGTCGTAAACGATCGTCTCGTCCTCCGCCATGCCGGGGGGACGCGTGCCGGCGGCGATGGCGTCGGCGATGGCGGGCTTCAGCCCGGCTTCGAGGGCCAGGCGGCGGTGCGCGTAGAACTCGTACTGCGCCGTCCACTTGCGGCCAGCCATGATGATCGCCAGCTCGTTGAGCCGCGACGGGATCGAGCTGCCGAACCGCACGAACGCCCCCACCCGCTGGACGAGGTCGCACAGCTCCGGGCTCCGCAGGAGCGCATTGAACGGCCCGCGGAGGCCGGCGCCGCGCGGGCCCGACTGGATGGCCTCCGCCACGCGCTTCTGCTCCGCCGTCATCGTCTCGGCGGTCAACGTCGTGAATCGTCCATCGCTCATCGCCATGTCTCCGCTGCTCGGGTGGCCGCCGCCGATCGCACGGGTGGATTGCTCAGGCCGGCTTGAACGCCACGGGCAACCGCTTGATGCCGCGGATGAAGTTCGAGCGGAGCTTCTCCGGCTCCGCGGTGGCCTCGATATCCGGCAACCGGCGGAACAGCTCGACGAACATCGCGGTGACCTCTCGACGCGCCAGGTGCGAGCCCAGGCAGAAGTGGGCGCCGCCCGTTCCGAATGCGCCTTGCTCGTTCGGCGTGCGCGCGATGTCGAAGCGATAGGGGTCGGCGAAGTATTTCTCGTCGCGGTTGGCGGAGATGTACCACATGGCGATCTTCTGGTTCCTCTGCATCGCGACGCCGGCGAACGTCGTGTCGCACGTGACGGTCCGCCGCATGTGCATCACCGGGCTCGCCCACCGGATGATCTCCTCGACGGCCGACGCGCTGAGCCCGTCGAGGTCGGCCAGCCACTTCCGCTTCTCGTGTGGGAATCGCGTGAAGGCCCACATGCCCTGACTGACGGCCGTGCGCGTGGTCTCGTTGCCCGCGGCGATGAGCAGGAGAAAGAACGGCCCGAGGTCCTCTGGCGGCATCGCCTCGCCGTCGACCTCGGCGTGCACGAGCACGGTCGTCAGGTCATTCTCCGGATGCTCGAGGCGCTTCTTGCCGAGCCAGAGCCCGTACTCGCGCAGCTCGCCCGCCGCCTGCAGGAGGGACTCGCGCGTGCCCCCGAACGCCTTGTCGCCGCCGGCCAGGAGCCGGTTGGTCAGGTCCAGAAGCTTCGCCCGGTCGCCCTCCGGCACGCCCATCATGTCGCAGATGATGGCGACGGGCAGCGCGTCGGCGACCTCGGTGACGAACTCCGCCTCGCCCTTCGGGGCGATCGCGTCGACGATCCGCCGGGCGCGCTCGCGGACCGCGTCTTCCGCCTTCGCGATCATCTTCGGGGTGAAGCCACGGTTCACCACGCCCCGGAGCTTGGTGTGCTTCGGGGGATCGGTGGAGATCATCGAGCGGATGGCGCCCATGTACTGCATGTCCCCGGGATCGATCATCACCTGGATCCCGTATGCGGAGCTGAACGTCTCCCAGTCACGGGTGGCGGCGGCGACGTCGTCGTAGCGGGTGATCGACCAGAAGCCCTGGCCGGAGTCCGGGTGCTCGTGCCAGGCGACCGGCCGCTCGTGCCGAAGCTTGGCCAGCGCGCCTTCCACGTCGTCGCGCAGCCAGAAGTCGAAGCTGGCCGGATTGATCTCATCCAGCGTCAGGGCGGTCGTCGGCGTGGGAACGGTGCTCATACGGGCCTCCTTGTTGCCGTCGATGTCGAGGTCAGTGTGGTCTATCGCATCGGCTACACTCTGTCAAGGCACACCGAGAGGAGGACGGCATGCGAGTGGTCGTGAACCGAACGCTTTGCGAGAGCAACGCCGTGTGCGCGCGGCTGGTGCCGGAAGTCTTCGTGGTGGACGACGACGACCAGCTACAGATCAAGCAGGAGGCACCGCCGGAGGCGTTGCGGGAGCGCGTGGCGCACGCGGTGCGGCGCTGCCCGAAGCTGGCGTTGTCGATCGTGGAGGACTGAGAGAGCAGCAAGAGCTCGGCAGCAGGTGGTGGCGGTCGGAGAGCTTACTCTATGTTCCTACGTGCGTTTGGTGATGACTACGACTTTGCCGCTGTCGCTGATGAGGGCGGTGAGGATCCAGCTGACCACGGTGACCACGATGGAGCCGAGGAGGGCGGAGCCGAAGCTCGCCACGTGAAAGCCCTTGACCAGGCTCGCCACCAGCCAGAAGCAGAAGGCGTTGAGGACGAGCAGGAAGAGACCGAGGGTGAGCAGGGTGATGGGCAGGGTGAGGATGAGCAATACCGGGCGCACGAAGGCATTGATCAGCCCCAGGACCAGGCCCGCGCCCAGCGCCGAGACGAAGCTGTCCACCTGGATGCCGGGAAGGATGGAGGCCGCGAAGATGATGGCGAGCGCATAAACCAGGACTCGGATCAGAAATCCCATTGCCGCCTCCGTGGCCGAGGAGCCATTCGTCCGTGGCGCGGCCTAGGTATACTGGCCGCGTCATGCCCCGTCATTATAGGCGACTCCGGCCGCTGTCTGCGGCCCGCTTGCCCTCGCCCAGGCCGCTCATGGTCCCCGCGCTGCTCGTGGTGTCCCTGCTCTTCGTCTTGTCGTTGGTCTGCTCCGCCCAGCCGGCCGGCCTCACCATCGATCCCGCCCTCATCCGCGGCCCGGCCGAGGCGCCCATCACCATCGTCGAGTTCGGCGACTTCCAGTGCCCGCTCTGCAAGCGCACGCAACCGGTGCTGGACCAGCTCCTGAAGGAATACCGGGGCAAGGTGCGGCTCGTCTTCAAGAACTTCCCATTGGCCTCGCACCCCGGCGCCCGCCCCACCGCCGAAGCGGCGCGCTGCGCGGCGGCTCGTGGCGTGTTCTGGGAATACCACGACCTGCTCTACCTCCCCGGCACCGACTTCTCGCGGGACGCCCTCGTCGGCTATGCGGGACGCCTGGCTCTCGACCGCGACGCCTTCGCCGCCTGTCTGGACGCGCGACAGTTTCGCGATCAGATCGACGCGGATGTGCGGGAAGGCCATGCCCTCGGCATACCCGGCACCCCGACCTTTCTGATCAACGGCAAGCCGCTAGTGGGCGCTCAACCCATCGAGGCTTTTCGCGAGGCCATCGCGGAAGCCCTGCAGGACGTCGGTCGCAAGTGATGGCCAGCACCGCTCGCCCCCTCACCCTACCCTCTCCCCCGATGGGGGAGAGGGATACAAGGAACGGCTACCACTCATGACGACACCCCCAGTGAGCAGCTTCGTCGAGGCCGAGAAGGTCCCGTGGGTGGAGCGACGTCCGGGCGTCTTCTGGAAGACGCTCTGGGAGGATGCCGACGGGCGCCACAAGGCCGTGCTCATGCGCTATGAGAAGGGCGCGGTGATTCCGCGTCATCGCCATCTCGGCGACGAGCAGATCTGGGTCCTCGAGGGCGCGGTGGCGGACGAGACGGGCGTCTGCACGGCGGGGAACTATGCGCGGCGGCCGCCCGGCTGCGTCCACACCGTCACGAGCCCTACCGGTGCCCTGGTTCTCGCCGTGATCTCCGGCCCCACCGAGCCCGTGTAGCTAGTTCTCCACGTGGCCGAGGTCTAGCGCCTCGGTCAGCGTCTTGAGAAGGCAGTAGAGGCTCGCCCGCACCGTCTCGTCATACTCTCCGGGCACGGCGCCGCCCGCATAGAAGGTCTCGAGGATATAGGCAGCCAGGCTCGCGTGCTCGGCCTGGCCGAGCGCCTCCAGCACCTC is a window of Candidatus Methylomirabilota bacterium DNA encoding:
- a CDS encoding ABC transporter permease; the protein is MRKYLAQRLLIAVPTLLGVTLLIFIAMRVLPGDPLAAISGEGGGSYVLSQEQLQAARASLGLDRPYAVQYLDWLKDILRGDLGKSFWRGEPIRELVFRRGPITGQIAVMAVILSWIVGLPVGLVGAVWRNSWTDYVFRFVVVLFMAIPSFWVGLMIVLSLVLAFTWRPPLTIVYLWDDPIRNLQMTAGPALALGIALAAMMARITRSSVLEVLGEDYVRTARAKGLRERIVVWRHALVNAMLPILTVSGTAFGALLGGSVAVERAFGVPGLGLALVFAIAERDWMLIQNLVLLYGVIFVLINLAVDISYGWFDPRIRYQ
- a CDS encoding carboxymuconolactone decarboxylase family protein, which gives rise to MSDGRFTTLTAETMTAEQKRVAEAIQSGPRGAGLRGPFNALLRSPELCDLVQRVGAFVRFGSSIPSRLNELAIIMAGRKWTAQYEFYAHRRLALEAGLKPAIADAIAAGTRPPGMAEDETIVYDFVSELLATGQVSDAAFQRVNAAFGERGVVDLVGAVGYYSLVSMVLNIARVPLPAGVEPPLK
- a CDS encoding cytochrome P450, yielding MSTVPTPTTALTLDEINPASFDFWLRDDVEGALAKLRHERPVAWHEHPDSGQGFWSITRYDDVAAATRDWETFSSAYGIQVMIDPGDMQYMGAIRSMISTDPPKHTKLRGVVNRGFTPKMIAKAEDAVRERARRIVDAIAPKGEAEFVTEVADALPVAIICDMMGVPEGDRAKLLDLTNRLLAGGDKAFGGTRESLLQAAGELREYGLWLGKKRLEHPENDLTTVLVHAEVDGEAMPPEDLGPFFLLLIAAGNETTRTAVSQGMWAFTRFPHEKRKWLADLDGLSASAVEEIIRWASPVMHMRRTVTCDTTFAGVAMQRNQKIAMWYISANRDEKYFADPYRFDIARTPNEQGAFGTGGAHFCLGSHLARREVTAMFVELFRRLPDIEATAEPEKLRSNFIRGIKRLPVAFKPA
- a CDS encoding phage holin family protein, yielding MGFLIRVLVYALAIIFAASILPGIQVDSFVSALGAGLVLGLINAFVRPVLLILTLPITLLTLGLFLLVLNAFCFWLVASLVKGFHVASFGSALLGSIVVTVVSWILTALISDSGKVVVITKRT
- a CDS encoding thioredoxin domain-containing protein, translated to MPRHYRRLRPLSAARLPSPRPLMVPALLVVSLLFVLSLVCSAQPAGLTIDPALIRGPAEAPITIVEFGDFQCPLCKRTQPVLDQLLKEYRGKVRLVFKNFPLASHPGARPTAEAARCAAARGVFWEYHDLLYLPGTDFSRDALVGYAGRLALDRDAFAACLDARQFRDQIDADVREGHALGIPGTPTFLINGKPLVGAQPIEAFREAIAEALQDVGRK
- a CDS encoding ABC transporter substrate-binding protein — encoded protein: MEQPRLGGKVNRRRFLKTAAGTTAGAALAAWSLKRPAAAGAAVRSDRARAAEPNPKRGGVLKWAGPAEVAHFDVHQGAFRFVLGQMHNNLVRFNPADGLKTIIPDLAESWRGSPDGKTYTFRLRDGVKFHDGTPFSSADVVATFSRIIFPPAGMASIYKDQFAAVEKVEAVDRLTVKFTLKEPRPYFLELFTPSSMIIYSKKALDENNQDLRKVIAPGTGAFMFKERKVAEKWVMVRNPNYWDPEIPYLDGLELLHIPAWTDRGTAVLTGQADYSPNVSLETHQEGLKRKDIVGTVRYPGEFNSYQVHINNERKPFTDPRVRRAINLAVSRQNLIKAFGTQEPIMLTRWMTHASEFASPMKELEGLPGYRADKAADIAEAKKLMAAAGMPDGVKGVDLVSASVAPHAEILAPAFQEELRRTLGIETKIRVMERALLIEELKKGTFDMMVHTEYRSPISDPGPGWEMCLKTGGSLNFSRYANPEFDQLLKQINSETDRSKRKRLFARGMALLDQTAPLYLIGFTDHLPMWRTSVKGHASDARVFSELGRVDTFWLDR
- a CDS encoding cupin domain-containing protein; the protein is MTTPPVSSFVEAEKVPWVERRPGVFWKTLWEDADGRHKAVLMRYEKGAVIPRHRHLGDEQIWVLEGAVADETGVCTAGNYARRPPGCVHTVTSPTGALVLAVISGPTEPV
- a CDS encoding ferredoxin, which codes for MRVVVNRTLCESNAVCARLVPEVFVVDDDDQLQIKQEAPPEALRERVAHAVRRCPKLALSIVED